A stretch of the Panicum virgatum strain AP13 chromosome 9N, P.virgatum_v5, whole genome shotgun sequence genome encodes the following:
- the LOC120687369 gene encoding pentatricopeptide repeat-containing protein At5g46580, chloroplastic-like: protein MAPTAAAAFLFLSPPRSRSHLHSKPRPRPRPTATAASSLSDQLEPLSRTLLHDKPTPTADRPTPEPTWVNPSRPKPTVLSLRRHRRRSPSAHPSSAPLQPLLRAIRALPDDADLADTLHAFFPAGSPPSPSDALLLLNYLHPSWPKSLSLLAWLRALPDGAFPLDTIFFNVALKSLRAARQWPHAERLALDMLRAGIPLDNITYSTLITAARRCRQFTKAIEWFERMYAADGVLPDEVTYSAVLDVYAQLGMKEEVLALFDRARGSGWKPDHVAFAVLAKMFGEAGDYEGIRFVFDEMREVGIKPNIFVYNALLEALGKTGKPGLARNLFQEMTAQGVEPNARTLTALAKIYGRARWGRDALQLWEQMREMKLPADNILCNTLLSMCADVGLVDEAEQLFNEMKDPDCRDVPEPDKWSYTAMINIYGSNGDTDRALQLFAEMLEGGIEPNIMSYTIVIQCLGKAQRIQQAVEVLEAGLEKGLKPDDRLCGCLLSVVALSSGEETEMVLSSLEKVNRNLVKLIRMLGEDQVDFDDLTKELKGVLNAAAPEVRRPYCNCLIDICQNHGFPPQRAREVFQLAQTYGLYSKIHSRKDEEWSLDLRSLSVGAAKTAFDDWMRTISERLVQHKDLPVSFSVYTGSSTHKFAQGLTSAFAAHLEQLAVPFRPSESHVGSFISSRDDLVSWLQISSSSVAIAG from the coding sequence atggcgccaaccgccgccgccgccttcctcttcctctccccgccgcggagccggagCCACCTGCACTCCAAGCCTAGGCCTAGGCCCAggcccaccgccaccgccgcctcctccctctccgacCAGCTCGAGCCGCTCTCCCGCACGCTCCTCCACGACAAGCCCACCCCCACCGCCGACCGCCCCACCCCGGAGCCCACCTGGGTCAACCCCTCCCGTCCCAAGCCCACCGtcctctccctccgccgccaccgccgccggtcccCCTCCGCCCACCCTTCCTCCGCCCCGCTCCAGCCGCTCCTCCGCGCCATCCGCGCGCTGCCCGACGACGCCGACCTCGCCGACACCCTCCACGCCTTCTTCCCCGCGGGCTCCCCGCCCTCCCCCTCCgacgcgctcctcctcctcaactACCTCCACCCGTCCTGGCCAAAGTCGCTCTCCCTCCTCGCCTGGCTGCGCGCGCTCCCCGACGGCGCCTTCCCGCTCGACACCATCTTCTTCAACGTCGCCCTTAAGTcgctccgcgccgcgcgccaGTGGCCGCACGCCGAGCGCCTCGCGCTCGACATGCTCCGCGCCGGCATCCCCCTCGACAACATCACCTACTCCACCCTCatcaccgccgcgcgccgctgccgccagttCACCAAGGCCATCGAGTGGTTCGAGCGCATGTACGCCGCCGACGGCGTCCTCCCCGACGAGGTCACCTACTCCGCGGTGCTCGACGTCTATGCGCAGCTAGGCATGAAGGAGGAGGTGCTCGCGCTCTTCGACCGCGCCAGGGGCAGCGGCTGGAAGCCCGACCACGTCGCCTTCGCCGTCCTCGCCAAGATGTTCGGGGAGGCCGGCGACTACGAGGGCATCCGCTTCGTCTTCGACGAGATGCGGGAGGTCGGCATCAAGCCCAACATCTTTGTCTACAACGCCCTGCTCGAGGCGCTCGGCAAGACCGGCAAGCCTGGCCTCGCGCGCAACCTGTTCCAGGAAATGACCGCCCAGGGCGTCGAGCCCAATGCGCGCACGCTCACCGCCCTCGCCAAGATCTACGGGAGGGCACGCTGGGGCCGCGACGCGCTCCAACTCTGGGAGCAGATGAGGGAGATGAAGCTGCCCGCCGATAACATCCTCTGCAACACGCTGCTGAGCATGTGCGCTGACGTCGGGCTGGTGGACGAGGCTGAGCAGCTGTTCAACGAGATGAAGGACCCAGACTGCCGTGACGTCCCCGAGCCGGACAAGTGGAGCTACACGGCCATGATCAACATCTACGGGAGCAACGGGGACACCGACCGCGCGCTCCAGCTGTTTGCGGAGATGCTAGAGGGCGGGATAGAACCCAACATCATGAGCTACACCATTGTCATCCAGTGCCTCGGCAAGGCGCAGAGGATACAGCAGGCAGTGGAGGTGCTTGAGGCGGGCCTGGAGAAGGGTCTCAAGCCCGATGATCGGCTCTGTGGGTGCTTGCTTTCTGTCGTCGCTCTGAGCAGCGGGGAGGAGACGGAAATGGTGCTTTCTTCCCTGGAAAAGGTCAACCGCAACCTGGTCAAGCTGATCAGAATGCTCGGTGAGGACCAGGTGGATTTTGATGATCTTACAAAGGAGTTGAAGGGCGTGTTGAACGCTGCAGCCCCTGAAGTACGCCGGCCTTACTGCAACTGTTTGATCGACATATGCCAGAACCATGGCTTCCCTCCTCAGAGGGCAAGAGAAGTCTTCCAGCTTGCCCAGACCTACGGTTTGTACTCCAAGATTCATAGCAGAAAGGATGAGGAGTGGTCACTGGATCTGCGATCCCTTTCCGTTGGTGCAGCCAAGACAGCATTCGATGATTGGATGCGGACCATCTCAGAGCGCTTGGTGCAGCACAAGGATTTGCCAGTCTCCTTCAGCGTGTACACTGGGTCCAGCACCCACAAGTTTGCACAGGGGCTGACAAGTGCTTTCGCGGCTCATCTTGAGCAATTGGCCGTGCCATTCCGTCCAAGCGAGTCTCATGTCGGCAGCTTCATCAGTTCAAGGGATGATCTGGTCTCATGGTTGCAGATTAGCAGTTCGTCAGTGGCCATTGCTGGATGA
- the LOC120687435 gene encoding outer envelope pore protein 24, chloroplastic-like translates to MKATLKGRFEGDKATAAATLAVPAAGDLRFKASATEAAFANGPSLRGLTLTLEKPGAFLIDLKPHNQDVRFQFMNSALVLDKRVSLTYTHSTSLFPPPAPAAAPPSRTALDCSVTFDPANKVNFSHSLGSGGCRVKYTYAHGFDRLTTIEPLFDTNKNAWEFAITRKFQGGDAVKGTYHASTKLLGLEWSRDSKAGGSFKVATTFDLSDQSKAPKLIAESTWNYEI, encoded by the exons ATGAAGGCCACCCTCAAGGGCCGCTTCGAGGGCGACaaggccacggccgccgccaccctcgccgtccccgccgccggcgacctccgctTCAAGGCCTCCGCCACCGAGGCCGCCTTCGCCAACGGGCCCTCCCTCCGGGGACTCACCCTCACCCTCGAGAAGCCGGGCGCCTTCCTCATCGACCTCAAGCCCCACAACCAG GATGTGCGCTTCCAGTTCATGAACTCCGCCCTCGTGCTCGACAAGCGCGTCAGCCTCACCTACACCCACTCCACCAGCCTCTTCccgccccccgcccccgccgccgcgccgccatcccGCACCGCGCTCGACTGCTCCGTCACCTTCGATCCAGCCAACAAGGTCAACTTCTCCCACTCGCTAGGCTCCGGCGGCTGCCGCGTCAAGTACACCTACGCGCACGGGTTCGACCGCCTCACCACCATCGAGCCCCTCTTCGACACCAACAAGAACGCCTGGGAGTTCGCCATCACCAGGAAGTTCCAGGGAGGGGACGCCGTCAAGGGCACCTACCACGCCTCCACCAAGCTGCTCGGCCTCGAGTGGAGCAGGGACTCCAAGGCCGGCGGCTCCTTCAAG GTTGCGACAACGTTTGATCTGTCCGATCAAAGCAAAGCACCAAAGCTAATTGCGGAGAGCACATGGAACTATGAGATATAA
- the LOC120693047 gene encoding ADP-ribosylation factor-like, with protein MMTQHPSRAETASSSIHQTHHRPLRSSHGAAGRTTILYKLKTLHLSTMVDRSDRDRVRLATDELAALLGLAKKQDLPNAMRRAEMSEELGLHQSFSLAL; from the coding sequence ATGATGACTCAGCACCCAAGCAGAGCAGAGACGGCCTCCTCATCCATCCATCAGACCCATCACAGGCCTCTCCGATCCAGCCATGGGGCTGCTGGCAGGACCACCATCCTCTACAAGCTCAAGACCCTCCACCTGTCCACCATGGTCGACCGTAGCGACAGGGACCGTGTTCGTCTGGCCACGGATGAGCTCGCTGCGCTGCTCGGGCTTGCTAAGAAGCAGGACCTTCCCAACGCCATGCGTAGAGCAGAGATGTCAGAGGAGCTGGGCCTTCATCAGTCATTCAGTCTGGCCCTCTGA
- the LOC120687451 gene encoding TSET complex member tstD-like — MILAVLFANSDGNILIERFHGVPPEERLHWRSFLVKLGSENLKGSKNEELHVASHKSVSIVYTTIGDVCLYIVGKDEYDELALAEVIFAITSAVKDVCGKPPSERLFLDKYGRICLCLDEIVWKGLLENTEKDRVRRLIRLKPPVEP; from the exons ATGATTCTGGCCGTGCTCTTCGCCAACTCCGACGGCAACATCCTCATCGAGCG GTTCCATGGGGTCCCCCCGGAGGAGAGGCTCCACTGGCGCTCCTTCCTGGTGAAGCTCGGATCCGAGAACCTCAAAGGCTCCAAGAACGAGGAGCTCCACGTTGCATCCCACAA GTCGGTCTCTATTGTTTATACCACGATTGGGGATGTCTGCCTGTACATTGTTGGCAAGGATGAATATGACGAGCTTGCTT TGGCCGAGGTGATATTTGCAATCACATCAGCGGTGAAGGATGTCTGTGGAAAACCTCCTTCTGAGCGCCTCTTCCTTGACAAATACGGGAGGATCTGCTTGTGCCTTGATGAGATTGTTTGGAAG GGTCTGCTTGAAAACACAGAGAAAGACAGAGTGCGGAGGTTGATTAGACTAAAGCCCCCTGTTGAGCCATGA
- the LOC120687408 gene encoding S-norcoclaurine synthase 1-like, with product MDDTSFKPRNLGASLPVPNVQDLAARPACLDHHVLHRYLRDDDDAPAALSPSSTNYAAALAAASSSVPVVDLARLLDPAHTDDEAARLRAAGEDWGFFHVANHGVADEVIHDVKEDIKAFFRLPLADRQALAQGPAGIEGYGQAFVVSEDQKLDWADMLFLSTQPPEYRSLNLWPSRPATFRDSLHRYSLAVQRVATHMLAAMARNLGLLVDHQDTAAGNGKNQMTAIAAAQAMRINYYPPCPQAHDRVLGLSPHSDAVGLTLLLQVSPVPGLQIRRGGAWIPVEPLPGALVANVGDVIEVLTNGRYKSIEHRALVNASQERVSVAAFHSARFDGTYGPIQEIMRPGEAPLYRTIAVEDYVKLLLSNKLQGKSSTIDAMKIN from the coding sequence ATGGATGATACATCGTTCAAGCCGCGCAACCTGGGCGCCTCGCTGCCCGTACCCAACGTCCAGGacctcgccgcgcgccccgcctgCCTCGACCACCACGTCCTCCACCGCTACctccgcgacgacgacgacgctccGGCGGCTCTGTCGCCGTCGTCTACCAACTACGCCGCAGCACTtgctgccgcctcctcctcggttCCCGTCGTGGACCTCGCCAGGCTGCTCGACCCGGCCCACACCGACGACGAGGCCGCGAGGCtgcgggccgccggcgaggactgGGGCTTCTTCCACGTGGCCAACCACGGCGTGGCCGACGAGGTCATCCACGACGTCAAGGAGGACATCAAGGCCTTCTTCCGGCTCCCGCTGGCCGACAGGCAGGCCCTGGCGCAGGGCCCCGCCGGCATCGAGGGCTACGGCCAGGCCTTCGTCGTCTCCGAGGACCAGAAGCTGGACTGGGCGGACATGCTCTTCCTGTCCACGCAGCCGCCCGAGTACCGCTCCCTCAACTTGTGGCCGTCCCGCCCCGCCACGTTCAGGGACTCCCTCCACCGCTACTCCCTGGCGGTGCAGCGGGTGGCCACCCACAtgctcgccgccatggccaggAACCTGGGCCTGCTAGTGGATCATCAGGACACAGCCGCCGGGAACGGGAAGAATCAGATGacggccatcgccgccgcgcaggccatGCGGATCAACTACTACCCGCCCTGCCCGCAGGCGCACGACAGGGTGCTGGGCCTGTCGCCGCACTCGGACGCCGTCGGGCtgacgctgctgctgcaggTGAGCCCCGTGCCCGGCCTGCAGATCCGGCGTGGGGgcgcctggatccccgtggagCCGCTGCCGGGGGCCCTCGTGGCCAACGTCGGCGACGTCATCGAGGTGCTCACCAACGGCAGGTACAAGAGCATCGAGCACAGGGCGTTGGTCAACGCCAGCCAGGAGCGGGTCTCCGTCGCCGCCTTCCACTCCGCCAGGTTCGACGGCACCTACGGCCCCATCCAGGAGATCATGCGCCCCGGCGAGGCGCCGCTCTACAGGACCATCGCCGTCGAGGACTACGTCAAGCTCCTGCTGTCCAACAAGCTTCAGGGCAAGAGCTCCACCATCGACGCCATGAAGATCAACTGA